The Candidatus Saccharibacteria bacterium oral taxon 955 DNA segment CGTATTTGTTTATGACCATGCGGTTCTTGCGGTCCTTGGTCATTTTTCTCGTACCTCTCTGTCCAAATTGTCAACGTCCGGACCATCCGGACGGACTAGACTTTCGCATCTGAACGAAAAGTCTAGAGCATACTATATCAAATAATTTATAAAAAGTCAAGTACTTTGTATATTAATTTTATCATTTATAGCAAATATATTGCTACAAAACTATCTCGCTACCACAATCACCGAAGGTATTTTTTCGGTAGTTCTGGTAGCGAGGACAGAGAGATGAGTCTGCCCTCGGGGAAATGGCTAGTCTATTGTGATCAGAGCACTATAGGTTGTGGCTCTGATACTTTTCTTCCTCTTCTTAACACTTCTCCGTTTTTCTTTTAGAATCCTCTCTGTTCGGTCAATTTCTTCCAACCCTTCTCTCAGCTCGTCCTTTATGCTTCGGAGCTTCCTTATTTCCTCCTCTGCCTTCTTCAGCTCTGCCTCAAGGGCGTGAATTTCTATGTCGAGCTGATACTCCTCACACCCGATTTCGTAGAGTTCATTCTGGGCGTCCTCTCTTATTTCTCTTAGCAAAGACCCCCTATGCCTTATGTCGGCCAGGGCTTCTTCGCACTTGTACCGAATTTCGGCACCGATAGCGTTCGCCAGGACCAAGGAGTCTTCTATTCCTTCGACGTATACTCTAGCGATACCGTGTTTTTCGGCGCATGTTGCAATGGCCTCGGCTATGGCCTCCATAACATGGTGGTCGGCGGCCTCAATCGTCAGGTCGTATTCTGTGCTTCCCGCATGGGCTGAGACTACATGTTGTTCCTTTCGGATACTTTCAAGAGACTCCTCGTCTGCAATCCGCACACTACTGTGCACGGTCGCGTTAGATTCATCTATTATCTCGATGTTCGTCAGCCGCATTTCCTTTGCCTGCTTCGTGAGCTGGGGCATTTGATCCTCTCTGTCCAAATTGTCAACGCTCAGACTCTCTGAGCGGACTAGACTTTCGCATCTGAACGAAAAGTCTGCAATATATTATACAAAATAAAATATAAAACGTCAAATAGTTATTGCAAACTATGCTTTAGTAACTTATATATAATCTCTAAATGTCAAACTATCTCGCTACCACAATCACCGAAAAAATAACTTCGGTAATTCTGGTAGCGAGGACAGAGAGATGAGTCTGCCCTCGGGGGGGTGAGATCAGGCTTCTTGCTGCCCGATCTCTTGTCCTTTTAAGTATAGCTTAATCCGCCTCTTGTTGAGACGGCTTGCCCTACTCCTGCATCTTTCGGACTTTTTTAGAGCTTTTTTGATCGCTGTATCTAGCTCTTTGAGTTTCACGGCTACGACCAATTGGCGTATGTCCACGGGATGGTCGCCCGTTATGTCTAGACGGTCTGGCCTCCTAGACTTTGCTATGATCGTGACAACCCTGGCTGTTGTCTCCAGGGTGTCGAAAGCCTCTCCGACCAAGATTGTCACCGAGTATCGTCCGGTGACTGCCATGGTGTTATATACGCCAGGACATTTTCTTATTTTGTCGAGGTGCTCCTCCTTAAGCCTTGTCGTTGAGTTTATGGTGACCATGTCACCCGTTATCTTTATGTCCACACGATACTTCTTGCTCATAGAGCCTGGGTCCTCTCTGTCCAAATTGTCAACGCTCAGACTTTCTGAGCGGACAGACCAATCGTATCTGAACGATAAGTCCTCCGTATACTATATAAGTAATTTATAAAAAGTCAAGGATTTAGCGCGCTGGGACTTCGTCGAAGTCGCCTTTGAGATAACGTCGAGTTGAGATAGCGCCAAAAACCATACCAGCGGCAAATGCGGCATAGCCGAGGCCACGAGCGAGGCGATATTTTGGCGAGCCTGGCTCTAGTTCGTCGGCTAGCATGAATGCACCCAGAGAAATCGTGTCAGCTGCCATACCATATTTGCCTGATTTTGGTGGACGGATAGAGCGTTGCTTTTTATCGGTGAGGCCATTATAGATTGTCGCGGTGGCGTTCGTGATGTGCTTGATGGCCATAGCGGTTAGTATAGGCTTCGGAACTATGTCGTGCTTGGCTGTGCCGAGCGCAATTGCCAGCATACCAAGCTTGTCGGCGGTGACATCAGCCAGTGCTCCAGCGTCGGTTGACATTTCGAACTTGCGGGCGACCATACCGTCGACAACGTCACCTATTCGACCGATAATTACTTCGGCTTTCCCGGTTTTGGTGTCTAGGTGCTGACTACCGTGTAGTACCATCGCAAATGATGCGGCGGTAATTGCAGTTGGTGGTTTGAGTAGGTCTTTTGCGCGGAGATTTCGTGTCATATTTATAAATAATACCATAAAAACAGGAGTATTTTTTGTAATCCATAGAGGTAGATATATTGACAAAAATTAAAGTATATAGCTTAAGCTTATATGGATAGAGTTAAAAAATAGTTATACCTCGTTTGCCTCAGGTTAGAGGTTGAGTGTATGGGGTTTATGACAACGTCCAGTGATTGTTGCCGAGGGGGCGGATTGTGCCGGCAAGCTCGAGCATTGTAAGGGCGGTATTTAGTGAGGTTTGGTCGATACCGGTGAGGCGCTGAATTTCGTCGGCATCTTGGACGCCTGATGCAAGGTGCTTGATGACGGCGGTTTCATATTCATTTGATCCAAGTGGTAGGGTTTTCTGTTTGCGAGGTCTTTTAGGTAGAAGTCTTTCGAGAATGTCCTCGGCGGAGGTAACGGGGATAGCGCCTTGTTTCAGCAGGAGGTTGCAGCCTTCGCTTGATGGGCTGGTGATATTACCTGGTACGACAAACACGTCCTTGCCTTGATCTAGGGCATGCATGGCGGTATTGAGCGTACCAGAACGAGCGCTTGCCTCGGTTATGAGGATGGCGTCGGAGATGCCAGCGACGATTCGATTACGCTCGAGGAAACTCCACCGTCCGACCGTATAGGATTCGTCGGCATCGTGTTCACTAATAATTGCACCACCATTTTCAATGATGCGTACACCAAGCTCACGATTGGTAGCGGGCTGGATGGTGGGAAGCGGATTGGCAAGTACGGCAATTGTCGTCCCGCCTGCGTCAAGTGCGATGCTGTGAGCTAGCGCATCGATACCGAGGGCGAGTCCACTTACGATGACGACTCCCTGTTTTGCCAGCTCGTAGGTCAAGCGATTAGTCACCTCTTGACCGTATCTGGTTGGCTTGCGCGTTCCGACGACTGCGATAGTTGGTAGGCGCTGGTCGGGCAGTTTTCCCATGTAATATAAGCTTTTTGGAGGCTTGGCAATAGAGCTTATTATCTGGAGGTAGGAATTCTTATCTGGAGATATATTATTGATTTTCATACAAATAAGTGGTTAAAAGTATTGACTTTATATAAAAGGTATGATAATATGGTTCATGATTGATGAGCTGAAACAGCTCAATCAAGCACCTTATACCCCCTATTCTAGGGTGTTTACCACTAGGTAAATACCCACTATGTTAGGTAGCGCACAAAGGCGTGTTGTAGTATTCTACCCTCCACTATAGCACCACTAGAAAAGCCTTGGTGCGTTTACTAACCCCTTTGTCCAGCGGATCGCACGTAGTATGTGAGGTGGATCACGTTTACCCGATAGGGTGGGACGAAGGGCAAACTAGTGCCAGGTGATGCCCACCCTTACCTGGCACTAGTTTGGAAAGCGACCTCGAGAGTATCGGGGTCGTTTTTGTTTTTAGAGTTCTTTTTTGCTCGAGGCTGTTGCAATGGGGCGTTAAATTGCAACAGATTTGCAATGATAAAAATAACGCCATACGATAAGTAATATGGAATACTTACAGTTACTTTTTTGGGCAACGGTTGGCAGTGTTGTATCGCTTGCTGGCGGTATGCTGCTACTCACTTCAGTTAAAAAACGTGAACAAATCATTCGTTTTGCGCTACCCTTTGGGGCTGGCGCCTTGCTAGCGGCTGCGCTACTTGGCGCGTTGCCAGAGGCGCTTCACGGCAAAGACGAGCCACTACCAGTGCTTTGCTGGGCGCTTGGAGGCTTTTTGGCATTTTTTGTCCTAGAGCGCCTTCTCGGGTGGTTTCATCACCATCATCACGATGATATCGAGGGTGAAGATCGGATAAAGGGCCAAACTCATGCTAATCTCGTGGTAATCGGTGATACGCTACATAATGCGATCGACGGTGTAGCAATCGGGGCGGCTTTTTTGGTGAATCCTAGTGTCGGTGTCGCGACTGCCCTGGCGGTTGCTGCACATGAGGTGCCCCAGGAGATTGGTGATTTTGGTATTTTACTCGGTAAGGGTATGCGTCCGAAGCGAGTCGTACTTGTAAATCTATTAAGCGCATTGGCAACTATTGTTACCGCGCTATTCACCTACTGGCTCGGATCGGCGGTATCGCTGGATATGTCGCCGCTACTAGCGTTGGCTGCTGGGTTCTTTATCTACGTTGCTGCAAGCGATATCATCCCTGATATTCACGAGCGACCGCGTCGTGAGGGCAACTTACAGGCGCTTATGCTTCTAGCCGGTGTGGTCGTAATTGCTGGTGTGAGTGGCTTGATTCCACACAATCACTCTCATGGCACAACTGACACTCATCACCATCATCACGAACACAAAGAATCTACACATAGCGACACCGAAACTCATCATGACCATGAGGATGAACATAAGCATGGTCACGATTACGACCATAGCGAGTAGTTATTTGTAGGTTGTCGCTTGGAATGAGCCATCAACGAAATGATCGATAATTTCCCTGATCTGAGCTTGTAGATCCTCGATCGTACTGCGCTCCTCCGAGTTGAGCGTGTCGAGGACAAAATTCGCTTTGTCGGTTGACCGTTGCTGGTCGGTCCAGGTGCCGACGCGGAGACGAGCTGTTTTGACACCTAGATGAGCGTTGAGTGATTTGATGCCGTTGTTGCCGCCATCACTGCCCCCTATACGGGTGCGTAATGTCCCGATTGGTAGATTGAGGTCGTCGTGAATTACGAGAAAGTCGACCGAGGCGAGCTTATAAAAGTCTAGGATGGCACGCGCCGATTGCCCGACTAGGTTGTAGTAGGTCGTTGGTTTTACGAGCAATATTTTTTCGCCATCAATTGTTGCTTGGGCGATATCGGCGTGGAATTTTTCGCATCGTTTGAATGATACACCCAGCTGGCTTGCTAGTGTATTGAGTACCATAAAGCCGATGTTGTGGCGAGTCTCAGCGTATCGCTTCTCAGGGTTGCCGATACCAAAAATAACCTTCATACAACCAGTATAGATCATTTACAAATATTCGGTAAGTGGTATAATATCGCTGTTAGGCGCCGACTATTGGTCGACGTTTTAGGTAAAAAAGAGGTGTTTTAGACGAATAACCCAGGCCCTCTTTGTACATTTTCAATCCAACATCGAAGGTGGTGCTTCTTGTATGACGATCCCCAGCGATCTCCTCGATAGATTCGATAGAGAGATTCGGTACAGACGACCCAACAAGGGACTGTTAGCGGGATTCTTGCGGTGGTCCATGCCCAAGGACCCAGGGGCGCTGTATGTGCCTCCAAGGGTAGCGCATATAATAGTCACGGCCAGAGGCAGCGTGTGGCGCTTTTTGCCGATAGCAGCGCTATTAATGGCGTTTACGGTGGGTCTGACCGTGCTGCTATTGCAGGTGCCATTTTTGAGGCCGTCCGCTGTTGGCTTGCTAACTCAGCTGTTTGGGTTGTTTTTACCGCAAGGTTGGGCTACGGGTCTAGCCTGGGGGGTTGGTATTTGTGTCGTCATCGGACTCGGTCCGCTTGTCGAGCGTAGCGATTTCCAGCGTATGCTGGATAATCAGCCCGCTAGCAAGAGTGGCGTCTACAATGCCTGGCTCAGGCTTGCCCTGTGGGAGGAGGTAGCATTTCGTGCCGGGTGCGAGAAGTGGACCTGGCTGGAGCGAGTTCGTGCCAGTATGGTGTTTGGAGCGATCCATATAATTAATATATGGTATTCGTTTGCGGCGGGAGTGGCACTGTCGC contains these protein-coding regions:
- the dprA gene encoding DNA-protecting protein DprA — encoded protein: MKINNISPDKNSYLQIISSIAKPPKSLYYMGKLPDQRLPTIAVVGTRKPTRYGQEVTNRLTYELAKQGVVIVSGLALGIDALAHSIALDAGGTTIAVLANPLPTIQPATNRELGVRIIENGGAIISEHDADESYTVGRWSFLERNRIVAGISDAILITEASARSGTLNTAMHALDQGKDVFVVPGNITSPSSEGCNLLLKQGAIPVTSAEDILERLLPKRPRKQKTLPLGSNEYETAVIKHLASGVQDADEIQRLTGIDQTSLNTALTMLELAGTIRPLGNNHWTLS
- a CDS encoding ZIP family metal transporter; protein product: MEYLQLLFWATVGSVVSLAGGMLLLTSVKKREQIIRFALPFGAGALLAAALLGALPEALHGKDEPLPVLCWALGGFLAFFVLERLLGWFHHHHHDDIEGEDRIKGQTHANLVVIGDTLHNAIDGVAIGAAFLVNPSVGVATALAVAAHEVPQEIGDFGILLGKGMRPKRVVLVNLLSALATIVTALFTYWLGSAVSLDMSPLLALAAGFFIYVAASDIIPDIHERPRREGNLQALMLLAGVVVIAGVSGLIPHNHSHGTTDTHHHHHEHKESTHSDTETHHDHEDEHKHGHDYDHSE
- a CDS encoding aminoacyl-tRNA hydrolase: MKVIFGIGNPEKRYAETRHNIGFMVLNTLASQLGVSFKRCEKFHADIAQATIDGEKILLVKPTTYYNLVGQSARAILDFYKLASVDFLVIHDDLNLPIGTLRTRIGGSDGGNNGIKSLNAHLGVKTARLRVGTWTDQQRSTDKANFVLDTLNSEERSTIEDLQAQIREIIDHFVDGSFQATTYK